One genomic region from Scomber scombrus chromosome 19, fScoSco1.1, whole genome shotgun sequence encodes:
- the ccr6b gene encoding C-C chemokine receptor type 6: protein MESVSPNYDYSTESYSTEDYPDEDLCHLDPNPTEVLTQSYIHSIICAFGLIGNALVIVTYIFYKRTKTMTDVYLFNVAVADQIFVVALPFIIYNEQHNWLMGLVACKILRSAYSVNLYSGMLLLACISGDRYIAIVQARRTFGARSRSLIYSRIICLAVWLFAVALTLPTLIYTKRFEESSLGSDTETVMCQMSFSKNETAKLMKVLVPSLQMAIGFLLPLVIMVFCYSSIMWTLLRTQSNQRHKAVRVVMAVVVVFIMCHLPYNVTLLSHTMSLFKERSCDVEKIKLRVLAISRSIAYLHCCLNPIIYAFIGVKFRSHFCQIIKDLWCFGKKHLYSSSRVTSDFCVSGVKPSSDGSNNMSSFSA, encoded by the coding sequence atggaatCGGTGTCTCCAAACTATGACTACAGTACAGAAAGCTACAGTACAGAAGATTACCCAGATGAAGATCTGTGCCACCTTGACCCTAACCCCACAGAGGTCCTCACCCAAAGTTACATCCACTCCATCATCTGTGCCTTTGGCCTGATTGGCAACGCCCTTGTAATCGTCACTTACATATTCTACAAGAGAACCAAGACGATGACGGACGTCTATCTCTTCAACGTGGCGGTGGCCGATCAGATCTTTGTGGTAGCCTTGCCATTTATCATATACAACGAGCAGCACAATTGGTTAATGGGCCTGGTGGCTTGCAAGATTCTGAGATCTGCCTACAGTGTCAACCTCTACAGTGGTATGCTCCTGCTGGCTTGCATCAGCGGCGATCGATATATCGCTATAGTTCAGGCAAGACGCACCTTTGGGGCTCGCTCAAGATCCCTCATCTACAGCCGCATCATCTGCTTAGCTGTCTGGTTGTTTGCGGTGGCTCTAACGTTGCCTACACTCATCTACACCAAGCGTTTTGAAGAAAGCAGTCTGGGATCTGATACTGAGACTGTGATGTGTCAGATGTCTTTCAGCAAGAATGAGACGGCAAAGCTCATGAAAGTGCTGGTCCCAAGCCTTCAAATGGCCATTGGCTTCCTGCTGCCTCTTGTGATAATGGTGTTCTGCTACTCCAGTATCATGTGGACCTTGCTGAGAACACAGAGCAACCAGAGGCACAAGGCTGTCCGTGTTGTTATGGCGGTTGTCGTGGTATTCATCATGTGCCACCTACCCTACAACGTGACTCTGCTGAGCCACACTATGTCTCTTTTTAAGGAGAGGAGCTGTGACGTAGAAAAGATTAAACTGCGAGTTCTGGCTATTTCCAGGAGCATAGCCTACCTCCACTGCTGTCTGAATCCCATCATCTACGCCTTCATAGGGGTGAAGTTCAGGAGCCACTTCTGCCAAATCATAAAGGACCTGTGGTGCTTTGGGAAGAAGCACCTCTACTCCTCATCACGTGTGACATCTGATTTCTGCGTCTCAGGCGTCAAGCCATCTTCAGATGGCTCAAACAACATGTCATCATTCAGTGCGTGA